The Rhododendron vialii isolate Sample 1 chromosome 3a, ASM3025357v1 nucleotide sequence agaaaaaagaaagactgaGATTTTTTATTAAGAAAAGGGAGCTTTGGCCGCAAGGACATAATAAAGGGTTAAAAACCATAATAAGGACATCTACTATTTCAACTACACGGGCAGGACTTTTCGTCACCCGCGTTCCAATAATACCTTCCATGTTCATCACCGTTCGGGTCCCAATGCACCTCTGAAATAATTATCTGGATGAATGTTCTTGGATTTTTAGTTTTGATTGCTGTTAATGGTCGGTTGGCACCTTGTCAATTTTTgtccttttcaaaaaaacacaaacaaatctCTCAATAAATGTCTTTCTCAAGATCTATTCTATGTGCGCTTTAAAAAAAGAGACAGACAAAGTGAGATGTGAAAAAAgtaaatgaaacaaaatataaacttaTTTGTGCTAATCTACtctttgtatttttaaaaataaaataatatagtaTAAAATTATCtttcatatatatttttctaaataATAGATAACATAATGTGCAaagatatttttttatcttttgaaaaaacctatagaaaaaattaaatgtacaaacttattctctttatttttcaaacacaTATATACAGATCAAgttatttgtatttatttattatctataaCTTCCAAAAAAGTAATAGATGTCATTATCTTTGTCAATAAAATCTTTTTCTCTATCCAAATTAAGCAACATATATAGTTATCTGTGTTATTTGTGTGACACTAAACTAAAACACAACTCAatttgtatcatttttctcCAGTTGATATGGTTATTTGTTCATATTTATACTAGATATTGTCCCCAAAAATTAATAGATAAAAGTATCATTGCAAAATTTGTACTCTTTATAATTACAATAAAATCAATCGATGTGGCTATCTGTACAAATTTATACTttgtattattttaaaatatcgACAAATAGGGTTATCTTTGTTAAATATGTGCTTTTTATAATTAAAACCAACAGATGTGGTTATTTGTTTATACTtcttccgtccctaaataagtgtctggcACGCAAAACTAagctttacaaaatatgcatattttttattaaaaattttaattttttttcacaatctaatagaactcattgctatctattgatttgtaaaaaaaaattgatttttttaaccaaacaaatgcatctttttgaaggtctagttttgcgcgccggacacttatttagggacgatGGGAGTACTTTGTATTATTTCAAAAAGACTAACAGCTAAGATTATCTTTGCAAAATATATCTATATTTTGTATATTACCGAAAGAGACAAATTTGGTTATCTTTGTGAATTTTGCACTTTGTATAATTACAATAAAATCAACAGATATGATTATTTGTTCAAATATGTGCATCATTTTTTGACTCAGTTTTCTATTTGAAAAACAGTGGAGGTAAAAAAATTTTAGGAAACCAAACATATCAGGAGGTAAAATtcattttgctaaaaaattattaagctAAATTTCACAACATAATCATTCATAGTTAGTTAACATAATATGGACccacacttttttttgtcttattaaCTGGACATAATTgcttaaaagacaaaaatatataaGTAGTAAATAAAAgatgtactccctctgtcccagtttgtttgtctaatttcgacatacgtgtcttttaaaaaattgtctatatctcacaatctataatattttatataatttcgaaaacatcatattttagatctaattgaaatctatcaaataagatccatattgaatataaaaacattataaattgaaaaatatggacaattttgtaagagctcccaaatagtgaaaatggacaaataaatcgggacggagggagtactattttttacttatttttgtctttatttaaaattattactccatccgtccatttttaagtgtcctacttcgtaactccaacttataaaaaagacatcatcattatacctttttacatcaattttttccttcatttttcttacttacccatcatcattacacttttactcactaactttttaaaatggaatatacttttagggacaaaatagacaatgcaccaacttttatccactaactttacaaaataaacagttattaagggacagcacaaaatggaatactggattCTAAATAAGAGATAGAAGGagtatgagtttcaatcaaattttttttcgattCAATCTTCcctttttgaatggtttggatcatcgtattttttgaagtttgaatcgagcacttatacATATCGAatttagctgatttttcaccgaatcactcatttttttttaaattattaaacgatTCGAATCATTCGTGCAGGACCCAAAATTGGTCCCACACGCGTGCGGTGACTATAGTAGTAGATGTTTCAGAACCACGTGGTAGATGTCTTGATACCAAGTACAACAgtagcttttttgttttgttttgaggtTGGACACACGGGAATAGTAGTAGTCACAGAATTCACTGGGGCCCAATTAGTACCATACAATTACTAGTCGCTAGTGTCAGTAGGGTCCGCTCGCACGAGAGAAGAGAGGGGGGCGCTCGTGAAAGAGAATAGAGACGGGGCATTTTTGTCAAATCAAGGACCTTAGAGCATTCGCACTagtttcttcaaattttgaaccaaattacACATCAAAAACTCACTTTAATACTTTAACTAATCATTTTTACAATGTCTACTACATTACATTCTTTATCCAGAAGCTATctcaataaaatattatttttttatttaataatcgTCCCAGTTGGCTTTATAAGCTCTAGACATTGATATTGTGGCAGCTCATGAGTCATGATAGGCAGAGAAGTTTTTAAATGAAAAAGTAAATATTAAAGAAATAGAGAAATAGGTAGCAAGTGAATAGGAGCTCGTTTCAAACAAAGAGTGACTGTAGCAATTGTAATTAGTAACGAGTCTGATGCTATGCCAATTTCGGACATTTGCTTGTTACTTTAACAAGAAGAGGCGTTTAATGAGGGAGGTGCAGATGCTCTTAGCTTCTAACAacgggcccgattggatgcggtatgagttttgggtgtattatttatgaagggtgGATAAGATAGTCGGGagtattagttaagaagggaggacccacattgatgtgagatttatagagggtgtattaaaaagtagatggtttggatgatgtattaggGAAAgaggataaaataatacttggtttggataaAAGATAAAATGGGTGTATAAGGGAGGGTGTATGATttaaaagctgtcaaatgactctTTTGTCCTTGTGCATTGTTAAATTAGATTATTGATTAGATTAAATATTTAATTACGAAATTGaacttttaataatttttttcacaaaggatcaaaagtaaattagtTAACTAGtataataattaattacttaatttaaaatattaaaaaacgTTAGACATTTCtgttttttatatataaaaatattaagtttgatttttttttttatagcttttttgtttgtttatacCACCGAACACCCACCATTTAcgttcacccaaaaaaaaagaaaaggaacacCCACCATTTACTGCACCCCACCGGCCCACCCACCTTCTGACCTTCTTGCCTTCTCCCATGGACGACGGCGGCGGCGTTCAATTATTCACACGACGACgatcttccctctctctctcccacaaaTCCGATTGTGCCTCCCTCTCTCCTACGAAATTCCTCCCAAAAATTCCGATAAcaacaggtctctctctctctctctctctctctctctctctctctctctctctctctctctaaatatacatacatatttcGTGtgttttgtggtggtggtggtggtgatctgTTGTTGTTCTTCTTGATTCGCTGtgtgttgttgttgttcttcttcttcttgattcACTGTCGCTGGGAGAGAGAGCCGTTAGGGAAGGGGGATAATaaggggtaaaatggtcaaaattTGGGTGTATTAGGCCGGAGAAGCTATTGCAGGGCTCAGTGGTAGCAATAATTTAGTACCTCTCCCACCGGATTGGGGTGTATACGCGAAGAAGGGAGAGAGCTGAATACAGGTGAAAAAATGGTTGCCAAAGCCAGCTAAACAAGTCCCATCACTCCTAAACCGGGTGTATTGTGGAATACACCCAACCAAAAcagcatccaatcgggccctatCAATGAACCCGAAGCCGTAGGGGAATTCACCGGACAGTTGAAGGAGGGGCAAAGAATAACCAAGTCGTGGAGAGGTTTTTATAAAATTGTTCTTGTTATGAGAAGGAAAAATGTAATTCCGTCCACATGAAAAGGGCAAGGTAAAATCACTAATATGCCCCCACAAAATCAGTCTATCTCTCTATCCCCCTACAATGTTGAAGTTGTCGCTGTCAACGACGACGATAAAACCCAAAGACTACAAGAACAACCCGGTCcactacttctctctctctctctctctctggttttgGGTATGGGAAATCCCTCTCTTCTCCTATTGGCGGTTCCGTGCGGTGATGGTGGTGACGGGTAAAAGTGGTGGCAGTAGATGGCGACACAGTCTCCTTTTTTTTGCTCTGTTTTCTATCTGAGCCTCAGCCCCAGCGCTGCCTTCCGCTTGAACACCGTCAATCATATGGCTTGCAAGGTGGTTTCAATTGGTCTCCTGCAAGTAGGGCTTTTACACCATTCTGGCTTGCAAGGTGGCCACGTTTAGAAAGTTCTATGTACCCCTTACTATGAAGTCGGGTTCATTGTGCTCTTTTTGGaaactattttatttgaaattctGGACATTGTTTTCCATTGTGAGCCAAAcaggagaaaataaaagggaaaatgtACTTTACGCGAAATGATTTCACataaatcaaacaacaaaatgTCTTACACCAAAACAAACAGTCTTGATGAATAAGTGATCCCAAATCCGGTAGATACTGAGTCCATTCATCCAGATCGTATCTCGATGTTACAACAATGGGGCCTATGAACATTACCTACTAGGAAGTTGCAACCCACATCTTGGGCTTTAATgcaaaagaatgaaaatatCATCTCAAACACCTTGTTGATTATCACTGGGTTCCTCAGCTTCCACAAACCACCTGTTAACTCGTTTACGAGCTATGGATACCTGCAAAAAATACAGATTATGTTTCCTCTCTTTATATTGAAACATTAGCTACCAAAATCTCTCATTTCCATCGACCTCGAAGAAAAACGTACTTCATTGACTTGTTTTAAGACGTACCAAGCACaagcaaaaatatatatatacatacacacacttcAATGGGAACTCTAGTTAATCGAGAAAAACCACTGCCAGCCTGCTAGGATGGTATCAAAAACAGGAAGAATTCCGGAAGTCAAGAACCATGAAAACCCCCTTACCTGATTATCCCAATCAGTTTTGCAAGTGATTATGATGAGCACAATGGTTTGAACGAATGTGCCAAACAACATACCAATCCAAACACCCTACAAAACAAATCTGCATAAGTTGCTTGAATAAACAACTTACTCACTTTGTGAGTGATATAGAGGGATTGAAAGGACTAACAATAACGGAAAACAGATCAAGGAGAATATCGTAAGTGTATTTTCACTTGTCAGCGTATTGAACGACCACATTAATGACTACGCATGGATCATGGATTTGCAAGGAAAAGGTATATGCAGTCGAAAAGATAGAAAAACAAACTAAAGCAAAAGATGTTTGTCCTACTTTTGTTTACTGACATTAGACAAATGAGAAGCAAAtgtagttatcaaaaaaatctACTTCTCTTGTTTTTCCTACTTTTGTTTACTGTTTAGTATGTTTCAAAAACAAGAAGACCAAAACATGGTGTTAGTAACTATAATTGGCCCTAGGGACGTAAAATGAGATTTGATAACTTCGTTTTCCAACTGAAATATTATTTCAAGTTTTCTGCGAACTCAGACTGAGATCCCGTTTCTAAACTCCACCCCAATTATTGTAGTATGCAGGGGAAAAAATGAGGAATGAAATAACTTACTTTGACTTGCATATGGAACACATAACCGAGCACTACTCCCACTGGAACCCCTACTAGGTAATAGCAAGCAATGTTAACATATGCGACAATGCTCTGCCAGCCAGCCCCAACAGCAACACCTGCAAAATGAATTGAAATTGCACCAATCATTCACTAAAGGCGAATAATTCTTCCTTGGCCAGAGAAAACTGAAAAGTGTGGGTATCCCAAAATTTTACCCATAATGGGAAGTGCATAGGTTGGCTTCAAACATGGCGTAGTGTGGGTCATACTCGAAGAGTGAATTTGGTCACACTGTTGGAAATTGTCTCAaattggttaattatcacctcaaaaactagtatatgagcctggatggccattgccaattggttttgagttggatgctttaacatggtatccgAGCTAGGTAAAATCCTGGGCAAGTTTTGTGGGTATGCATGACAAAAGAGCGAGTATATTACTCCCGATAACATGCTACTTCtccttttccaaaaacaaaacaaaacatgctGCTTCTCATCATTCATTGATCCCTTTTCTCATATATATTTGTTGCCATCGTGATACAACTATAGGTAGAGTTGCTGTATAGAAAGGGGAAGATTACCAGAAAGAACAGGCTGAACACAGTTCATAAGAATGGAGCATGCCAAAAGAGGCGATAAATCTGCAACTGCAGCAGCTACCTCACTGCTATCTGTGAATATGTAAGCTAGGCGGCCCCGAAAGAACAGGAAGAAAATGAATAACGTGATTCCGATGGCAAACGATGTTAGCACTATGTTCACGATTGAGAATTTTGCAGCTTTTGAGTTCCCTCTTCCAAGTTCATTTGAGACCCGTACGCTAGAAATTTCCAAAGACAAAAGCAGTACAAGGCTAAGTGCAAAAATGCTTGATGGTGAGAAAAAGGAATGTAAAGCgaataaaaaggaaaagagcCGGACTTCAGGGTCATCCAAGGACCATGATGTGACAGCGAAAATTACAAGcaataacaaaaacaacatTCTTCACAACAAATAACAAATACCGCATACTGTGTTGGATGATTCTCTGAAGAAAAAGATTTCCACTTTTTAGAGAGAGTCAGAAGTTTTGAAATGcatcactatatatatatatatatatatatatatatatatatgtgtgtgtgtgtgtgtgtgtgtgtgtgtacagaAGCCTTCACAGCTCAAAATCATCTTGCTTAGTCGAAGGCATGGCTACAATAAAAGTACTCATACCTAGCTGCAGCCAAGAAACCAAAACCTAACATCATTTCCCAACCATTAATATTGAGGCTGCAGAAAGATGCATGTAATAAGTTGGATGATAAAAGGCTTCGGAACATTCAAGGGGGAAAGGGGAAGAGAGTTTGATGGAAGGGCGGGAAAAGAGTGTTACCAAATAGAGAGAGCATCTATTTCAACCTCAGCATTCTCCATGTTTCCTGTTAGAAGAATCAGGATTGTGTTGTACCATAGTTCCAGACTGTCAGGCAAATCACAGGTTTAAATTGAACCGTTTTGTAATCTCAAAGAAGCAATATGATATATATCAATATGTTACTTTAAGTGAAATGGTATATGGTCCAAACGATATTGATGTGGTGTACTTCTTTATAGTTGCCGCTGTGAAAATTGACAAATACATAGTTACCAAACCAGACTATGAGAAAAGTAGAAAGCTTCCGCATTCATGAGTGTACTGATACTCATACACATAATATGACAAATCATGAAAATGAAACCACAAAAAAGAGCAAGCACACAAATTCATAAGGATTTGTAGGATTTGGCTTATGGCCTACACACAATGAAAGAGAAGAAACACAATGAGACGGCAAGGTCTGTAACCCTACACTCTCCCAGAAATACTGTAGCCCCAAATACCCCTTTGTAAAGGAAAACCAGCATACAGATTAGGTAAAAAGAATACCCAATAGGCAATAATAATATACGGGTCATGCCTATTGGGTCTGTGGGTCGAAAACGTAATGCCAACAGAATTCGAGACACAACTCACCGCCGTATGTGAAAATAAATGAGTAGCCTAGTTTCGAGGTCTAGTCAGGCTCTGGAAAAAAAACCATACAATTCAAGGCTTGTTTGGTTCACAATGCTTATTTGCTCATTTTAAAAGCATGCAATAAGCAAATGAGTTTGTTTGGCAGCTACCAAATTGGTTATGACGTATTAATGCTAAACAACAACTTTAATACATAAAATCCAATAAGCAAATGAGCAATTAGCAGCAAACAAATTTTCttactttgaatttttcttaagtGATAGGCAATGAGACACCAATAGGCAAGTTATCAAATGGCCCATAATTAGCTCCAGAGGTTAAGAATAACATGGAAACCCAAAGCTGGGTAAAAAACCAAGAAGTAAGGTAAGTGGTgcctaagtttttttttccctccataaCATTATTGGACTGGTCATCATAACTCATGAATATGAAACAAAAAAGGTTATCAACAACTTCCAACTACTTATAGACCAACTGGGATACAATTTAAGTGCTTACAACTTAACTTGCATTGGATGGAAGAAGGCTTACCAAAGCATGGCACCAGATGATAAAGAAAGCTTGATGACTGGCCACAGATCCTTGAAAGCCAAGAATGAGAAACCCTTCCACGTGTCTCGGCACCCTCCACACATAACAAAGGAAAGCTGGCCCATATTAGGAAGCCAATATGCTAAAATGGTAGATATAATGGCCCCAAGAATACCAAATTTGTATCTCACTGTCAAAAGCCATGAGAGAAAGATATGGATTGAAAGCGAACAAAATGCCAAGTATGAAATAATCATGTTCTTGCTCTGAGTCTGTAGGAACATCTGGCAGGTGTAGGATGGAATGAAGGAGAACACCGCAGGGATAAACCAGAGAGCAATTATGCCTGCCTCTTCTACAATGGCTTCATCCTGGCCTAAAGCTTTCAAAATTGGAGTGGTCAAGCAGAACAAAGGGACAAGGAAAATCATGCAGGTGAATAGGACAATCCAAGACCTTTGAAGATACACGCCTAGCATGTGGCGTTGATTTGCACCATATGCTTGCCCACATAGAGTCTCTAACCCACTAGCCATTCCCAACTGCACAACCACATGAacccatttttttgaaaaaatttcctTCTCGTTTCgcataagaaacaaaaacaaataaattattACTACCCGTTTCTGAGTTCCATATTCTATATATGGAATTTGAACATTATCCTGGATACTTTTGCTGGAAAAATCCCCCAACTAGAGATTCAACTCCAAACATCAAAATTCTAACATTTACATTATTAAACCAAAACAGAAATTGCTTACACCAAGGTTGTGAAATTGTCTACGACTAAGCCTATATCATCAGACTGTTAGAAAATTCACAGAAAAGGGAAATAAACGTAGCTTTATAAACCAAGTTAAGAGTGTACAACATTGATTGTCAAAATTTATATAGCTGTTTTGCCCTTTCTGTTATCTTTTGGTAAACCAGTTACATAAGAGAAATGATGAGGGTCCTTTACAACATCATATATGGCCCCAAGATGCAGCCTTCCATGATTAGAAATCCTTCTTGAATAAGCTAAATCCCTGGAAACCATGATATTTAATTGCTTTGGAAAACAAACTCCACTTTTGTATGTTTTCTGGTCTTGTTCTTTACGTTGCTACTCATTAATAGTGTTTCAAAGATGACAACCTAGAGAAAGGTTACGCTTGCAACGTACCAGGATACCATTAGCAAACCTCAGGAAGACAGTTGAAACAAGAGTATATCCAGCAAGCTCTGTAGCTCCAATGTGCCCAACAAATGCATGGCTAATGACAGTAataccgaaggttgaacatctAGTGAATATAGCCGGACCAGCCACCACCCACATTTTCTTGGTCTCACTCCATAACCTGtccttcagcttttcctcactaGGAACACCCTTTCGTACTTTACCATTCGTCAATAGATTCTCATGAATATCAGGATCCATTTTGGTGAACTCCAATTCTTCTGGTGCCTCCAAACGTGCTGCAGAAAAGAAGATATGAATACCAAACTAGCACAATCCACGATCATTTTGCAGTGAGTAATACTATCACTATGCCAAATATCTTTTTTACCGGCGGTAAAAAAACTGCCGTTAAAAGCAATTTTTACCGGCATTAGTAAAACCGCCAGGAATAACAACCTAAAACGGCGGTTTTTTTAGAATGCCGTTTTTACAAACTTTTACCGgcagttttttaaaatactgCCGGAAATAATTGAATATACGATTTTTTTAATACCGGCGGTTTATTACCACCGTTTATAATAATACCGacccgtataatataaataatattatgTATCCTACATGACGCAATATGCGAGTCAACCTAGTTGGTAGCACGCGCGCTATAGGATCCGAAGGTTCCGGGTTCGTTTCCtgggaaagcaaaaaaatttaaccaccGATTTTATTGCCGGCGGTTCTTTACCGCAATTTTtagtattaccggcggttttctaATGCCGCTTTTGTTTTTCCGACAATTGTTTTCCCGGCTGTTTATTTCCGGCGGTTTTTGAACTATTAACGGTAGTTTTCTCATGCTGCTAATGCTAAAATTTGGCGTAGTACAGGGTCCTCTTTCTCAACTTATTGCCATTTCTTGATGCGAGGCGATTGAgctaaattaaaaaatgcacGTAGAACCTAGGAAGGATTCCTGAGTGTTACCATTTGAAGAGAGCAACTCCTACAAACTGAAAAAGAATTCTACATTGACTTTGAACTTCCATTAGGATTCTTCATTATAGAAGCACATTGAGAACGAGCTTGAACTTAAGTCATGCTAGAATTGAACTATGTGTCtaaataagaaagaaagagcAAAGATGGTTTCCGTCTGAGGGATGGCCAATGCTTGAATGTCCATTGGATTTACATAGAGATGTTGATCGGATTTCTTTTGGGGTGCAACTTCAGCCAAATGTCTCAACGGTTACCTAAGGCTTATCAAAACAATGAGCATTGCAGTTGCGTGCTTTGGAAGGTTTTATGTTCTATAGTTAAACGTTGAATCTGACACTAAGGTGTCCAGGGAAAAACTTGGTGTATTGTGAACAGATCATTTCCCTGAACCTAGCCaaatgtttggaatgcatggCGTCTCATCCAACCAAACAGATGTCTTTCACCATTGGCGACTATTGGAAACTTGTAAATCAGTTACTAAAGATTTACGTTGTAGAATACTCGAAGAACTCCTCAAACTCTTGTCTATTCATTTCACCACTCTTTCCCTCAAAAGTGTTGTATCATCATGTTTCCATGTCATCTTGTCAAGACTGCTAAACAGAACAGCCTAACAAAAGTCATGTATCCTTAAATTGGATTTCCAAGATTCCATCTGCATCAGTAGTGGATACAATAAAATCTTGAAGAAAACACCTTGGGCATATCTTGGATATGCTATATTCCTATAATTTgtgagtttttcttcttcaaaggaGCTTTTATATTAACGTTCATAGCGTATTCCACAGCCCCCTTTCTCAAGTGCACCCCTTCCGCAGCCCACCTAAGATTCACAGTGAGGTCAGTGGAAGATATGTTTTGAATGGCAGAAATTAAGCTCCGTCCGTGTAAGTACAAGTACATTTAGGCTCCATTTGGATGTGTGTGGATTTCAAAGGAAAAGGCATTACTCTAGTTTGAACACAGATACAAGAGTTTAG carries:
- the LOC131321414 gene encoding protein DETOXIFICATION 21-like isoform X1, translating into MDPDIHENLLTNGKVRKGVPSEEKLKDRLWSETKKMWVVAGPAIFTRCSTFGITVISHAFVGHIGATELAGYTLVSTVFLRFANGILLGMASGLETLCGQAYGANQRHMLGVYLQRSWIVLFTCMIFLVPLFCLTTPILKALGQDEAIVEEAGIIALWFIPAVFSFIPSYTCQMFLQTQSKNMIISYLAFCSLSIHIFLSWLLTVRYKFGILGAIISTILAYWLPNMGQLSFVMCGGCRDTWKGFSFLAFKDLWPVIKLSLSSGAMLCLELWYNTILILLTGNMENAEVEIDALSICLNINGWEMMLGFGFLAAASVRVSNELGRGNSKAAKFSIVNIVLTSFAIGITLFIFFLFFRGRLAYIFTDSSEVAAAVADLSPLLACSILMNCVQPVLSGVAVGAGWQSIVAYVNIACYYLVGVPVGVVLGYVFHMQVKGVWIGMLFGTFVQTIVLIIITCKTDWDNQVSIARKRVNRWFVEAEEPSDNQQGV
- the LOC131321414 gene encoding protein DETOXIFICATION 21-like isoform X2, with protein sequence MDPDIHENLLTNGKVRKGVPSEEKLKDRLWSETKKMWVVAGPAIFTRCSTFGITVISHAFVGHIGATELAGYTLVSTVFLRFANGILLGMASGLETLCGQAYGANQRHMLGVYLQRSWIVLFTCMIFLVPLFCLTTPILKALGQDEAIVEEAGIIALWFIPAVFSFIPSYTCQMFLQTQSKNMIISYLAFCSLSIHIFLSWLLTVRYKFGILGAIISTILAYWLPNMGQLSFVMCGGCRDTWKGFSFLAFKDLWPVIKLSLSSGAMLCVRVSNELGRGNSKAAKFSIVNIVLTSFAIGITLFIFFLFFRGRLAYIFTDSSEVAAAVADLSPLLACSILMNCVQPVLSGVAVGAGWQSIVAYVNIACYYLVGVPVGVVLGYVFHMQVKGVWIGMLFGTFVQTIVLIIITCKTDWDNQVSIARKRVNRWFVEAEEPSDNQQGV